AGCAGGAGATTATAAAATAAATTTTCTTTGCACGTCTTCTACCAACAAATTTGAATGCAAGCAAAAACAGCAAAGTTACTCCAATCAGAACCAATGCCAATGTTGCCCATCCGTTGGAAGACAATGAATTGCGGACATTCTTTATCCAAGTCACAAATATAAAATCAGGAACCTCCTCTATCTTATCCAAAGTCTGGGCACCTGCAAACTGCAAATTAATTCTTGCATCTGAATTTGCAGGATCCACTTTCAACGTCCTTTCATAATAAAGAATTGCCTTGCCGTTCTCCTTCAATCTGTAGTATGCATTGCCCATGTTGTAGTACAACGCAGCGGAGACAAGTCCTTGCTTTTCTATCTTGGAATAACACTCAATGGCATTGTTAAACTCGCCCATGGAGTATGCCTCATTTCCCTTGGCCCACAATGAATTAACATCTTCATTAGCTTTTGCGGCAAAAGAAGCTGTCGCGATAAAAATAAAACTTAGTATGAAGCAAAATGTTGTAAATAATTTTTTCATTTTTTTCCTCCCGACAGTTACTTTAATTTGTTCTCCAAATCTGAAATTATCTTTACGCCGTTCTCATACTGAGCGTCCATTGCGCCGGCCGCACCTTCCGGAGAATAGCGCACCATCTCGCAATCATCCAGCAACTTCATGAAGCCGGTAATTTCATCCTCTCCAACCTGCTTCTCCTTTAATGTAGATTCAATCGTATCTCTCTGCATATCAGCAAATTGTATAGAAAGTTTATCACTGATATACCCAAGCAGCGCCTTATGAAGCTCCTCATAAAATTCCTGAACTTTATTCTGTCCAAGATAAGTTTGCGCAAGTTTTAATCTGCTCTTTGCAACCTTGTTAGCTCTCTTATTCTTGCTTCTCAAAATATCTCCGTTGATTGCAACCAGATTCTTCAAATACCTGTACAATCCGTAGAATGCCCCAAGAATTAAAACCAGAATTAAGTAAAACAGCCAGCTTCCGATAAGAGAACTTCCCTTCTTTGCAAGCCGAGGAGAACCGTTTGCAATATAACGGATATCTTCTCCTATATTGCTTACTTGCTGCTGATTAGAAGCGGCGATATATGTACTGTTGCCGGCCGTGCCCTTGGTTACATTAACCTCTATCGGACCGGCATGAAGAGTTACATATCTGCGCTGGCTTATATCATAATATGAGTACTCAATTTGCGGAATTGTAAACTTCCCCTCGCTCCTTGGGATGAAAGGAAATTCAAATGTCTTTTTTCCGCTGGCACCTTCTGCTCCGTTTGTAAAACTATTTGTTGTCTTAACGTCATACTTCTCAAAATCTGACGGAAGCGTTACGTTTGGCGCAGATATTAAATTAAGGTTTCCGCTGCCGGTAACATCAATTATCAAAGAGGCTGCTTCATTGGATTTAATATCCTGGCGGGTAAGGCGGGCGCTCATTGCAAATTTTCCGACGCCGCCTCCGTAACTTGCGGGAGCATTGCCCGGAAGAGGTGACACAAAGATAGTTGCGCGTCCGGTGGTAACTTTCTTTTTAACAAGAGAATAAGCGTCATTATCAAAGAAATCGTCAAACATGCTCCTGCTTCTGCGTGGGCTGGATACAACCTGAACCTGACAAACAAGTTCAGCAGGATTGATGGTAAGTTTCCCTGTTTGCTGCGGAAGCAACATATATTTCCTTAAAACTGCGGAGGAATAAATCTGGTTACCTATCCTCTCTCTTGTAAAATTAATATTTTGAGGCGTCTCAATTTCCTGGCTCCAGAAGCCATTGAATACAGGGAATTTTATATCCTCAAAACCTGTAATATTAGAACGTGTATAAATTTTAAGAGTTGCTATAATTGGCTCACCCTTAACTACTTTTGTCTTGTTAAGATTAAGGCGCATGAACACGTCGGCTTTGCCGGAAGGGATTGGGGTTGAATAACCCTCATCATCATCAGCCTGCTGTCTTCCGCCGCCGCTGTATCCGCTTGATTGCCTTGCACTGCTCTGAGATGAGGCGCCGGCAACTATGCTGATATTTACCGGACGGGTAGAAAATGTCCTGCCGCCCACGTTTGCAGATGCAGAAGAAATTCTTACGGTTCCGGAACTCCCCGCCTGCAAAACATAAGTGTATGTAACCTCATGAGAATCAGAACGTCTGCCATTGATAATCTGCATGGAACTATAGCTGGACTTGGAAGGTCCGGCCAAGACAGACGCACCGGAAATTGAAGGTGCCTGAAAACTATCTATATCTCCGTTTGCTGAAAAAGAAATTGTAAATTCTTCATTCTGCCCAACTACTCTTGGAGCATTTACAACAAAACCCTGAGCAGCAGCCTTAACACTAGAAAAAGCTGTAACATAGAGTGTTGCGGCAAACACGGCAACTATCGTGAAAAATATTTTTAAACTTCTCTTAAGCATATTCAGCTTGCAAATTTATTAAATCTTACCCTTAATTACCTATTAAACAGATATCAAAATTCTACCAGTTCTTCTCCTTCTGCCTGGACTTTGCTGCAGCCGCACGCGCCTTCTGCACTTTCTGCTGCGTCTGATTCTCCTTATCCTGAATGGCTTGCAGCATTTGCTGAGCATTCTGCTGGCTCATCTTTGGCTGCTGGCCGCCACCCTGAGGCTGCTGCTGCGGATTCTGCTTGTTCTGATTATTCTGGTTGTTTTGATTATTCTGATTTTGGTTCTGGTTATTCTTGTTTTGATTGTTATTGTTCTGATTTTGATTTTGGTTATTGTTTCCCTGATTATTCTTGTTCTGATTATTTTGGTTCTGATTCTGATTCTGATTTTGGTTCTGATTGTTATTATTCTTGTCTTTATTGTCCTTATTGTTCTTGTTATTATCCTTGTTCTGATTCTGCTGATTCTGAGCCATCTTCTTGGCATAAGCATAGTTTGCCTTGGCCATCATATCGGAAGGATTCCTGACAAGAGATTGCTTGAACATTTCAGCCGCCTTGTCATACTGCTTCTGAGCCATATAGTTATTGCCGGCATTAAAGAAAAACTTTGA
The window above is part of the Bacteroidales bacterium genome. Proteins encoded here:
- a CDS encoding BatD family protein, with translation MLKRSLKIFFTIVAVFAATLYVTAFSSVKAAAQGFVVNAPRVVGQNEEFTISFSANGDIDSFQAPSISGASVLAGPSKSSYSSMQIINGRRSDSHEVTYTYVLQAGSSGTVRISSASANVGGRTFSTRPVNISIVAGASSQSSARQSSGYSGGGRQQADDDEGYSTPIPSGKADVFMRLNLNKTKVVKGEPIIATLKIYTRSNITGFEDIKFPVFNGFWSQEIETPQNINFTRERIGNQIYSSAVLRKYMLLPQQTGKLTINPAELVCQVQVVSSPRRSRSMFDDFFDNDAYSLVKKKVTTGRATIFVSPLPGNAPASYGGGVGKFAMSARLTRQDIKSNEAASLIIDVTGSGNLNLISAPNVTLPSDFEKYDVKTTNSFTNGAEGASGKKTFEFPFIPRSEGKFTIPQIEYSYYDISQRRYVTLHAGPIEVNVTKGTAGNSTYIAASNQQQVSNIGEDIRYIANGSPRLAKKGSSLIGSWLFYLILVLILGAFYGLYRYLKNLVAINGDILRSKNKRANKVAKSRLKLAQTYLGQNKVQEFYEELHKALLGYISDKLSIQFADMQRDTIESTLKEKQVGEDEITGFMKLLDDCEMVRYSPEGAAGAMDAQYENGVKIISDLENKLK
- a CDS encoding tetratricopeptide repeat protein; the encoded protein is MKKLFTTFCFILSFIFIATASFAAKANEDVNSLWAKGNEAYSMGEFNNAIECYSKIEKQGLVSAALYYNMGNAYYRLKENGKAILYYERTLKVDPANSDARINLQFAGAQTLDKIEEVPDFIFVTWIKNVRNSLSSNGWATLALVLIGVTLLFLLAFKFVGRRRAKKIYFIISCCVFFFTVISFLFAVNLAVRANSSDSAIVMNNIGNVKSAPNTTGNSIFVLHQGTKLKILEKAEGWDRIQIKDGRQGWIETSDIEVI